One Echeneis naucrates chromosome 16, fEcheNa1.1, whole genome shotgun sequence genomic window, aaaaaaaatatatatatatatatatctacacACTGGTTTGAGCCACTTGCTTGATTGAAAagtttgcttgcttttttttcaAACCACTTTTCAGGGTCCCTGGACATAGTGTAGCTGGAACTTCGTAAAAACTTGGCCCCTGAATCCTTTATTTGGTGTTAGGTGATCTCAACTGACACTATACGGAGCCATTGATTTGTAGCCCTTAACAAAGTGTACCTTGGCAAAGAATTTGACATGTCATGATGAGGGCAGGTAGTTCTAACCCATGTCAATATAactttttgtgactttttttctgattaCGTTGTTGCcaactatttatttatattttccagCTTGCCTAATTCCATTACATAGTTGTCAACCATTTATACATATTTTCTAACTTGCCAAATGGAAATTTTTAAAGTACTAGTATAATGCCAGTAtgtatttcatttgaaacattAAACTCTTATTTAATTATGTAGGAACATTTGACTTGTGCTTTAAATACAAATCCACTGCAGTTATCCACTGGTAATTATTTATTACAATCACATTTTATACCTTTAGAATTTGAATAGCCTCAACTGAACTAAAGATGTCTCACAAGATCTCGAGGCATAATGCTGTCTTAGGTTTTGGTCAACACCTGCACTCATTTGATTAACTAAGGTTAAGGCTCCTTTGGTCAGATGGGGAGTGGCCAGCTGAGGGGGCGGGAGTATAATGAAAGTAAACAGGCTTGCTGTATTATAAAAGAAGGTGCTTATTACCACCTTCCTTACAGCCCCGAGTGAAGTGTTCAGATCACTCGTTGTTGTGAAGCCATGGTGATGAAGTGTACTCCTGTGTGCCTTGTGGCACTGGCCTTGCTTGGCAGCTTATGTGATGCTCAGTGGGGTGGATCACAGAAGCCCGGAAACCCTAAATACCAGAAGCCATCCCCACCTGTGAGGCAGGAGCCTAAACAGGTGCCTCAGCCACCACAGATAAAGCAGTCATTCGAGAAACCCCTGACCTGGACATACCCTGAGGATCCCAAGCCTGAGCCCGTACCTGAGGTGGCTTTTGAGCTGAGACATCCCGTTGCTGCTTCAACTGTTTCTGTCGAGTGCCGAGAGAACATTGCTCATGTGAAAGTCATGAAAGACATGTTTGGTATTGGCCAGTTGATCAACCCTGCTGACCTAACCCTTGGaaattgtgctgctgttgcagagGACCCTTCTACTCAAGTGTTGATCTATGAATCAGAATTGCATGATTGTGCCAGCGTATTAACAGTAAGCTCAATAATTAGTACATATCAGAATAATAGTTATGTATGAATACAGTGATGTATGCTGCTACTTCTCTGTACTAATATTCATTTCTTCCCTAGATGACGCAAGACTCTCTCATCTACACCTTTACTCTGAACTATGATCCCCAGCCTGTGGGTGATTCCCCTGTGGTGAGAACTAGCAAAGCTGCTGTAATTGTGGAATGCTACTACCCAAGGTATGCAGATTATCAGTGAGAGGCGTTGCggtgaacagaaaaaaaaaaaaaaaaaacaaaaccaaagaaacccgcaacaaatacatttaatagAATAAGTGTAACATAAACTTTTTAAATTGAACGGCAACCTATAGTCTTTGACTTACTCAAACACCCAAACTATTGTGTAAATGATGGAGTAGTTAacgttttctgctttttaataaGCATGTTTAATCATTTAGGAAGCATAATGTGAGCAGCCTTCCCCTTGAGCCACTCTGGATCCCCTTCTCTGCGGTTAAAGTGTCAGAGGAGTTCTTGTACTTCACATTGAAACTCATGACTGGtgatttaaaatacaatttctttttATAGTCATACTTTTATGGAACAGAATTTACTAAATATCATTGTTTCATTGCTCAGACAACTGGCAGAGCCAGAGGCCATCCTACCAGTATTACCTGGGAAATGAGATCAATATTGAAGCTGAAGTCAAACAGTATTTCCACGTGCCCCTCCGTGTGTTTGTGGACCACTGCGTGGCTACTCTATCCACAGATGCTAACTCCAGCCCTAGATATGCCTTCATTGACAACCATGGGTGAGGATCAATGAGTAATTGAAATTATTCTGCGGACTGGGGTTTATAGctacaaacactgaaacatttttgaaaacctCTAAAATgagttgtctttttgtttgtttgttatatGTAGGTGCCTAATTGACGCTAGGATCACAGGCTCTAAATCAAAATTCATGCCTCGTACTGCAGACCACAAGCTTCATCTCCAATTGGAAGCCTTTAGGTTCCAAGGTGTTGAGAGTGGACTGGTCTGTATCTGCAAGTCTTGGCTAATTATTTCATACtttctgttttccatccaaTGCTGTGAAAATTACGCTGCAATAACTcaaactttttcacttttcacacaGATGTACATTACCTGTCACTTGAAAGCAACATATATTGCACATCCCCTTGACGCTGAACATAGAGCTTGTTCCTTCTCAGGCGggtgagtctgtttgtgtgtgtgtgtgtgtgtgtgtgtttgcgcatgtgtgcatatgttcaTGAAAAAGTGTAATTGGAAAAACTGGTAACTGATTCACTTTCACATGCCCAATTTTTCTTAGGTGGAAGGAAGCTAGCGGTGCTGATGCAGTCTGTGGCTCCTGTGAGTCTGCTGGATTAGGACCTGTTATTTCATCGGGCGGAGTTGgttcatcgtcatcatcatctggTTCCTTTGGTGGTGGAATACCTGGTCTGTCTACTCCTGGAAGGAAGACCCGTGATGTGGCCAAGAATGAAGGTATGGTATACATAAAAATTAATCGTCTGAAGTACTTCatattataaaagaaaattgaaCAGTCAACATTTAACACCAATTTAATTAGTTCATCTTATTGTTCCAATGCTataatgatgaaattatttcttattgtatgcttttgtgtgttgtaA contains:
- the LOC115056291 gene encoding zona pellucida sperm-binding protein 3-like, producing the protein MVMKCTPVCLVALALLGSLCDAQWGGSQKPGNPKYQKPSPPVRQEPKQVPQPPQIKQSFEKPLTWTYPEDPKPEPVPEVAFELRHPVAASTVSVECRENIAHVKVMKDMFGIGQLINPADLTLGNCAAVAEDPSTQVLIYESELHDCASVLTMTQDSLIYTFTLNYDPQPVGDSPVVRTSKAAVIVECYYPRKHNVSSLPLEPLWIPFSAVKVSEEFLYFTLKLMTDNWQSQRPSYQYYLGNEINIEAEVKQYFHVPLRVFVDHCVATLSTDANSSPRYAFIDNHGCLIDARITGSKSKFMPRTADHKLHLQLEAFRFQGVESGLMYITCHLKATYIAHPLDAEHRACSFSGGWKEASGADAVCGSCESAGLGPVISSGGVGSSSSSSGSFGGGIPGLSTPGRKTRDVAKNEVFEWEGDVTLGPILIEESVMA